The DNA sequence ttctttcttccctcatttcgtttccatgtttattttactttgcttttcaattattatgaacatgaggaactaattcctttttagttagagatgaattcgaagccatgaacatatgttttatatgaattgattaccttcagttattgtttcataaagcATGAATGTGAGTTACTTATCTGTGTTattgagaacttattcttgtgtgtttattaggGATGCAtgcttagtttgcatgcagggatttaatgctaaaatataagagaatttcacctaatcgttatgaacttatatttataagtagtggagattgctagtcataatcgtgttaagtaaattattggcaggagtatcatgcagttcatagttacgaatgtcttgtcaatgcttatgattttcatagaacttaatgatctttgatatgtatctctatcatgctgttcatatagggaacttgagaagaataatttggttgcgatgcgttgtccattcaattcaatgaacctaggaaaatctgaaagttaattagtgcattcacaattaatttgggtcattgtcattcatggtttaaagaaacaatactagaAATCAATTTgtgtgcatatgtttcatgtgtggagaaggaccctctagctagtttttcacccttgaattcaacctaatttcgtttttatttactttgtttctgCAAGTTATTTGTTTAAGTctaaattcgtcaaaaaaacCCTTTAGTATTCTGAGTCaagtttagtttaattttcgtccaaatcagtctttagttcttgttttgagtcaatttcactTAGTTGTGCTGTTTTAAGTCAATTTtttcagttttgagtcataagagtcttattttgtgtttttaagtttagtttagTGATTTAGAGTTTAAATTGTGTAGATTAGCGGCCCTTCTAATCCCTGgcctaaaacgatccctactttcatatactacaatcatagggttttaatttgagtgttataatatttcacatcaaattttggcgccgttcaTGGGGATTAACAAAATTGCTAATCTTTCCCTAGTTATTGCCGTGTGTCTCCcctttgtttctatttttgtttttcttgtgtttctgattttattttgttttgtttatttgttttagatactagtttatgactcgtagttctcaacctgttcgtgagcatatattggagtttgacgacgattttgaatgaacgttgagaagaaagaggagacaTCCAGAACCCAGTCCACCTAATTCTAGTTCTGAATTCGAATTTGAAGAAGAGGATGAACAAGACATGGCtgtggacaatcgaacaatcaaagaactttcaacctcgggattggacaatgtcgtgcctctatgcattcaatatcctaGGGTAGTTCAAGGAAAAACTGATgagttcgagttgaagtcaagctttCTGCATCATATTCCCAAATACCACgagctgtccatggaagatccaaacaagcatttgaaggaatttgaagtagtatgctcaagtatgacaCCAATCAATGTGGATGGGAATAttctgaagatgaaagcctttccattctctcttatggacaaggctaaagattggctctATGAACTAGCACTTGGAACCATTACTTCTTAGGAAAGCATGAAGAGAGCATTCCTAGAGAAAAATTTCCCAACTAcaagagtcattcttttgaggaaaatgattagtggcattcaacaaaaccaaggAGAATCGTTTCCAGCATATTATGAGCATTTCAAGACGTTAGTTGCATCCTACCCACAACATTAGATGAAGAATGagcttttaattcaatatttctacaaaGGACTTCTTCCAATTGAGAGATAAATGCTTGATGCTTTAGCGGGAGTGCTTTGGTTGACAAGAACCCAGTTGCTGCAAAGATCTTAATTACAAATCGAGCCATGAATGCACAAAAATATGAAGGAGTTGGAGGAAGAGACCCCCCCTACGGTAGCAacaacaagtgaatgaggtaagtgcaatttCTGAAATTCAATCTCAATTGGCTAATCTCACTGTTCTTGTATCACAGGTTATCGATGGATCCAAAGTGCAAAGTGCAAGGTGTGGCAATTTGTGGtgtgtgctctatgcaaggTCATTtcaatgatcaatgccctcaattgatagagaatggaggatgggaaagtgccaatgTCGTGGGCTATCAAGGCCAAAATCATCCACGgaatgatccatactctaaCACTTATAATTCGAGCTAGAGAGATCACCCaaacttcaagtggagggagcctcaATAACCTCAACAACAAAGAGGATGTAGACAGCCACCTCCCGGGCTCTATCAAAAGCCATTCATACCACCACAACTTCCAACACAATCTGTCCAATCAAATTCAGGTTCGTCTTTGGACAATGATAAAGTTCTTCAAATACTAACTTCTTTGACTCAGGGATTACaaaatcaagctaaggagatgGGTGAAGtaaagaagcaaattgggcagatggcagaattcatggggcagtttcgagaaGAAGGTAAATTACCTAGCTCAACCATTATCAATCCAAAAGAAGGTTTTGAAACTGCCAAGGCTATCACTTTGAGAAGTGGTAAAGAAATTGGACCCCAGCCAAACATGTCCACATCAAGTCAAAAAGGGGACGAAAAACTGCTGCTCGAAGATGATGAAGTGGACAAagccacggcaaaggtggaacaaaCCATGCCACAGCCTTTCAAGGCTTCTAAACTGTCACTTTCAGGTAAGGTTGTTCCAAATTCGACCCATTCTAACCTAATTCCACCAAATGTGCCTTTCcctcgcaggtttatgcaatctaAGAATGAAGAGAATGAAAAAGACATCTTAGAGACTTTCAGGAAGGTAcaagtcaatatcccactccttgatgcaataaagcaagttccaaggtatgctaagtttttaaaagagctttgtacaacaaggaggaGGATTTTGAACAAAGAAGTGGTtcaggtaagtgaaaatgtctctgttgttttgcaaagaaaactaccacctaaatgcaaagatccaagtAGTTTTacaatcccttgtgttattggaaataccaagtttgaacatgccatgttggatttaggtgcttccattaatgtcatgccatactttatttatgcatctatgaacttaggagagcttaaaaacgatggtgttataattcaattagtcgatcgttctaatgcatatccaaaaggagttttggaagatgttttggtgcaggttaacaACTTAATATTTCCAACAGACTTCTATGTGCTTGAGATGGAGGATTTGGCCCATTCTACACCCTTGCTGATCCTACTTGgaagacctttcatgaaaacagcccgcaccaagatagatgtgttcaaagggacattaacaatggaatttgatggtgaGATTATTGATTTTCATATTTCTAAAACTATAAGGtatcctaaagatgatcattcttgtttgtCTATTGATGTATTTGATTCTTTGGCGCATGATTATCTTGATTCCTTGAATGAGGATGCCCTTGAAACAAccattgcacaaggaattgggctTAAATGCAATATGGCCGAGCCTATCCCTGCAGCAAATGCCaagatggttgctgcccttgagtcattgccATAACATATTGGTAAGCCTCCaatcccaattccaattcccgtatCTACTACCAAGTTGTTACCTTtagtgattcaggcacccatcattgagcttaaaccattgccggatcatttaaagtatgtctTTTTGGGAGATAAAGAGATTTTGCCCCCCGTCATAGTCTCTTCATCACTGATGGCAATGGAGGAGGAGAAActgattcgggtgttgaaagagcacaaaacagccattggatggacgTTGGCCGacattaagggaattagccctacaacttgcatgcatcacatacttttagaggagggggctaaaccaactcaaGAGGTAACTCAACCTTCCAATGATGGACGTTGTGAAAAAGAAGATTATCAAGCTTCTTGATTATGGAGTCATCTACCCGATTTCGGATAGCTGTTGGGTTTCACCTGTTCAAGTTGTTCCAAAGAAATCTAGAGTCACAGTGGAGAAGAATGCACAGAATGAACTTGTGCCCACTCATATCCAAATAAGTTAGAGagtttgcattgactataggaagttCAATGCCACAGCAAGGAAAAAATCACTTCCCTTTgcaattcattgatcaaatgcttgaaaggttagctggtcattctttttattgctttcttgatggttattcgggatataatcagattgttatAGCTCcagatgatcaagaaaatacTACTTTTACTTGTctatttggtacttttgcttattgtcgaatgccattcggtttatgtaatgcaccagccacgtttcaaagatgcatgatgagtatattttcagattttattgagaagatcattgaagttttcatggatgattttagtgtctttggtgatttgtttgatggttgtttagataatctcacattaatcttgaaacgatgcatcgaaactaaccttgttttgaattgggaaaaatgtcactttatggtaaaacaaggcatagttttaggtcacATAGTTTCAGAAAagggaattgaggttgataaataaaaaatagatcttgtacgctacttaccctctcctactttgGTGAGAGAGgtttgttcttttcttggacatgcatgATTCTATAGGTGATTCATCAAAGATTTTTAAAAGATTTCCCAACCTCTATGCTGACTCCTACAGAAGGATGTGCCATTCAAGTTTGATGATGAGTGTGAGAAGGCGTTCAATCACCTCaaagagatgctaacttcggcctcTATCATAGTCCCACTagattggagcattccctttgagcttatgtgcgaaGCTTCAGATTATGCATTAGgggttgttttgggacaaagaaaAGACAAGAAGCCGCATGTCATCTATTACGCTTCTCGAACcttgaatgatgctcaattgaactactctaccactgaaaaagaacttcttgctattatgtttgctttagataagttttgttcttatttacttggaaCTAAAGTTATAATTTACACCGATCATGCaactttgaagtatttgctcacgaagaaggaggccaagccaaggctTATTCACTAGATGGTACTTCTCCAAGAGTTTGACGCGGAAATCTGaaacaagaaaggaagtgaaaacgtggtggctgaccacttgagtcGTTTGGTGCATGATGAAGATCCATTACCTATTCCATAAGCATTCCCAGACGAGCAGATGTAATCCATTATGGTAAGTGAGccatggtatgctgatttggtgaattatttagtGTCTAAACAAGTTCCAAACACCCTAAACAAGCACCAatgtgataaacttaaaaaggatgcaTAGTTTTATATTTGGGATGAcccttatttgtggaaatattagCCTAATCAGATTCTTCGTAAGTGTGTTCATGATTCGgagtttcattcaattttaactttttgtcacacttatgcatgtggtggtcattTTGGCATACAACACACATCATTTAAAGTTttagaatgtggattttattggcctactatctttaaggatgctagaactttttgtatgacttgtgatcgttgtcaaagaACGGGCAATATAAGTGCAAAATATCAAATGCCACAGAATCCTATCTATTCTGTcaaaatctttgatgtttggggtattgatttcatgggtccttttccttccttACATGGTTACCTTTATATTTTGCTTGTtgtggattatgtgtcgaaatgggtggaagcaaaagccacatgtactaatgattctaaagtggttgcagattttgttaaaactatatatttgcaaagtttggaatgccaagagtacttataagtgatgggggttcccatttttgcaatcaaaccattgaggcgctgttcaagaagtacaatgtcacgcataaggtttcaacaccttatcataCACAAACAAGTGGGCAAGTCGAGGTTTCTAAGagggaaatcaagcagattttggagaagacggtTAGACCAACTCGGAAGGACTGGAGCTTGCGTttgaatgatgcattgtgggcgtatcgtacaacctacaaaacaccaattgggatGTCACCATTCTAGCTcatctatgggaaaccatgtcatCTTCTCATTGAGTTAAAACATCGTGCACATTGGGCAGTCAAGACATTCAATATGGACATTAATGCTGCTGGAATTTATAgaagcttcaattgaatgagcttgaagAGATTCAGAATAAGGCTTATGAAAacactcatatttacaaggagaaaacaaaggcggcccatgacaagatgattcgtggcTATACATTCTCTATAGGGCAGAAAATGTTACTCTTCAACTCCCGCCTTCGTTTGTTTCtgggtaagttgcgttctaaatggattggcccttttgttgttactaatgtttttccttatgGTGCAGTCCTAACCCCttctctttattgcttttactttgccatgattgttgtgtttgttagttgttttgATTGTTTGcgtgtgagtttatgtttgaaacattgaggacaatgtttggtttaagtgtgggggggtaaacaagctgTTTTTTACATGATTTTCatgggattttaccacctagcaTCACTGgagttgtttttcactgttttgaagtgtttttagtgtgttttgaattgttttaatgtgttttgaaagaaaaatacgaaatttgaaaaaaaagttagaaaaagttttgaaaaaacccaaaaagagtcgtttttgtgtgtttgtatcttagagtaccttccaatacaatgatgaggatttggtttttaattgcatgattggtaaagaaagctacaaacattgatggaagtttgatatgctctttggtttatgcttggttgtagttgacgtttacgaattcacatgtaatcacaaaggaaaaaaatcagtttttgtaacatgcttgaaggaaggaactcaaactaacgctacaaccttgagagacttgagcctaagcATTagttggagagttattaatctgtgatttcttgtttACTAAAGTCGttacatgatctcattattctttgcttggttgctacttagaatgcgttttcatcattatagttccaaatactagaactcatgcccgtttcattcaaagcttaaaattgagtgcataacatataacaagcgGAAGTTGTTTaatagttaccaccagagccaaaaagccttaatcccatgcatatgttttgtaggtttaacccctttgagccttatttagcctattttctttgttagccacattgtccctacctagcctagaataggactatccatacccttgttcttaaagtattgtggagcatgacttagagggaattccttttttATCGAACATAttgcagaaaataagtgtgggggaaggttatttccaacaaaaaaaaaagagaaaaaaaacgaaaaaaaagaaaaaaaaaagaaagaagaaaaagtggaaaaagaaaggaaaagaatgagaaataagtgagaatgaactcacaagtattagttattgaagaaagggtccaaaagtttgaatctggccctaaaagttgtatgaatcttccctttgtgtttaaagttagttgctgcattgaaaagtgaattctaagtgtcaatttcattattttttcttactattgcgttaagaacctttgtttatccttaacctttctttgttagcccaTACCTTAGCCCTGTTACAACTCTCAGACttttatcttgattgttatgtgttcAATAATGTGGAGTTtaggattggtatgagcatatggtatccctggttctcgcttctaagtagtggcattccgttcatgagatcatatatatacatgcattaataattcccgAAAGTGTCTTCTTTGATTATAACGTATGTGAGtggctagtctacatgtttacattaatcttctcacatatacctagtatagggagtgtagtcagaaaatctgtgtgaaaaccTATGGGAatagtgatttttaacatgtcattttccattggaaatccctgaggcaattgttaGAAGCTTTAGGTTGTgttctgttttctttgttttgctcgaggactagcaaaaggggaatttgataggagcatatttatgcaacttagttagcttgtttcttcgCATTTACTTAGTTATTTTCTGCTTAttagagtgttttaagttattttcgtgtgtttgtaggtctaattggcgaagttggcaagaaagtgcattttggagcattttagagcgattttgggctggaatggattgcatgcatgtgtaGCATAAGGAatggatgtttttgaagatcaaatgaggctaggaatgtgctaaagagatggagaaattaattcaagacttggaagatgaGTAATCAGCTAGAAGGAATGAACATTATCCACAATCTTATCTAATTTCTAGAAGGCCCTTCTAGAAGCATCCCTTCTAGCAAGCTTATCCCTGCCCAAAACGTATGCCACACTACCCTTTCTAGAACCCTTAGAAAGGTGGCGCCTCTTCCCTCTTCTAGAAGCTTAGGAACCTGCCACAACACATTCTTTCTAGAATCCCTAAATAAGTGccgcaccttcttcttctagaAGTCCTAAAATCTGCCAGAACCCTAATCCTTTTCCCTCTTGGATTAGGCCGTGCCCTATCCTTATCCTCCAAGGAGTTGGTGCCGCAAACCCTAgcatatatatacattttttttgtcGCATAAGAACATATAGAGAAAAGagcctaaaataaaaaattcatacCTTTTGCTGCAGCCTTGGAGGAGAGAAGAATTTGCCATGGCTTCCATTGGAGAAAATGAGGTTGTGCCGCAAGCCACCTGCAACCATTGGAGACTTTCAGAGTTATTTCTTCCCTCGTttcgtttccatgtttattttactttgcttttcaattattatgagcatgaggaactaattcctttttagttagaggtgaattcgaagccatggacatatgttttatacgaattgattaccttcagttattgtttcgtaaagcATGAATGTAAGTTACTTATCTGTGTTattgagaacttattcttgtgtatCTCTATCAtcctgttcatatagggaacttgagaaaaataatttggttgcgatgcgctgtccattcaattcaatgaacctAGGAAAATCTaaaagttaattagtgcattcacaattaatttggggcattgtcattcgtggtttaaagaaacaatactggaaatcaatttgtgtgcagatgtttcatgtgtggagaaggaccctctagctagtttttcacccttgaattcaccctaatttcgtttttatttactttgtttctgCAAGTTATTTGTTCAAGTCTAAATTCGTCGAAACAACCCGctttagtattttgagtcaagtttagtttaattttcgtccaaatcagtctttagtttttgttttaagtCAATTTTACTTAGTTGTGTAGTTTTAAGTCAGTTTGTTCaattttgagtcataagagtctaattttgtgtttttgagtttgGTTTAGTGATTTAGAGTTTAAattgtgtagattagcagcccttctaatccccggcctaaaacgatccttactttcatatactacaatcatagggttttaatttgagtgttagaatatttcacatcagTGATTGAATATCCCTGAGATTATCATCCTTGAGTTATCGTTGTAACATAATGTTGTGAAAGTTGGAATGGGGAAAAAGTTTGAGTTCCCATCTATCATATTACTTTTGACTACCACCTGAGTCGAGTCCACACTCAACTATCTCGACTTGCCACCACATAATCAAGTTAAGTACTTACACGTATTCTTGCATCATAGCTACTCATTCACTCCAGTTATCATATACTTTAGATTTGTTGGACTTGTTTTAACCTTTAAATTCATGGGTGTTCACCTAGCCTTCTAGGCATTGTTGTTCGCTAAATCCAAGAGAAATTTTCAATGAATTAGTTTGCTTAGGCGTTGTGAATCATATGGTTCTAGTTCTCAGTGTATCATCACTTTTGTATCTCATCGTGATGCACATTTCATTTCTAAGTTTTGTGAAGTTTTTGTGAAGGTCTTGAGTATTAAATGTTTGTCCTGTATCGCATTTTTATTTGCAGACTATTGGACAGTCTTGAACGAACTATCTAGATCTTGAAAGACGTGTTGAGTTCTTTTGATTTGTGGTTTCTGAATGATTAGATCTTGCACTGATATCTTTTGGAGTAGTTACGACGATAGTTTTATTTTCAACTTGTGTATGGCACTATTTGATACTTGGTATGTTAGATTCTGGTGGCTGCACTGGTTAGACAATAGAGTTTTGCGAATTggttttcaaatgtttgttttaCGATTTGAAAAACTGTGTGCTTGTGTTGTTGTTGACTTGGGATTGGACAAATTGGTATGTTGTACCGTTAGAAAATTACtacttgcttatcgagacaacattGTGATGTCGATATCACGGGCGGCTGACTGTAATATTGATGGCATATTCGTTGGGTTAgttaagcaagtgggcaagTAGACCCATCTACGATAGTTGTTACTATTTAGTCATTGATGGGGCTCGACCAAAAGACACATTTGTTCTTGGAGTATGTAACGTTGCGAATGCTTGGGCGAGACCCACTTCCATTTTCGATTTTGATTTTCAGTACAAGTATTTTGTTTTACCTTatattagttatatatatatatatatatatatatatatatatatatatatatattgtattttgacattacaaatgtttggtCGAGTCATTTCCACTTTCACTGTTAAGTTCAGTATGAGTTTTTCGACCTCTATGTTAGTACATATATATTTTGATGTTATCATATTACACGTTCATACTTTCGACCTtacaatattatatatttttgacTTTATATCTTTATGAAGTATGTTTTTACTTTTACACTGATGGGGGAAGAAAGTATGAGCTTGCAGGCATAAAAGAGGATTTGGCAACCCGCTCGCGACGGTATGGTACATTCTCTTTCATACAACCactctgacttgatttcttctttacatatatgtatattctttTTCCTATCTTAAGGTATTTTTGTATAGCAAGTTATTTCAAAATTTGggacaaaattttcataacgGGGTTAGATTGTGACAACCTATCCTGATTTTTGGCGAATCAAAAGGGTAAAATGGTAATCTTACTTTGGTTATGGGATATTTGTTTTAAATGTTACTATTGGGTCTTAATTGGTGTGCGTAAGGGGGGCCCACCATCTGATTTTGTCCTCGGGCCCAACTTCactttctctctgtctctgtctctctttCTTCCATCTTCTCTCTCCCGTGGACTCTTACTCTCActtttctcccttctctcttggCAAGCACCAAATGGTGCCATGGGGGAAAACCCCACTTGAAAAACCACCACATTCACCCTCTAGACCCCATGAGCTAAAACCCAAGCTCTGTTACGTAGAATAATGGAGCCTAAAGGCTCTAACTCGAAGCTCCAACGAAAACAACTTCCCCAATGTAACTTTGAATGATTTTGTAACTTTTCCGACTTGGGTAAGCCTCAAAACACTCCAAATACTTCTCTTTTCGTCCCTATAGTTCATTTCTGACCATATTggtgtgttttggacatcaagCTACGAAGAAACACCTTGTATGAGCTAAACCCATATTTCGACGAGTACATGTGGCTTCCAGGCCATTTTCGGCCAACTCCGGCCACCACACATCTTGAAATTGGTATGAATCTCTTTCTTGTTCcttgggcttcattttggtatattaCATGATAGGT is a window from the Malus domestica chromosome 16, GDT2T_hap1 genome containing:
- the LOC139193069 gene encoding uncharacterized protein — translated: MEDGKVPMSWAIKAKIIHGMIHTLTLIIRAREITQTSSGGSLNNLNNKEDVDSHLPGSIKSHSYHHNFQHNLSNQIQGLQNQAKEMGEVKKQIGQMAEFMGQFREEGKLPSSTIINPKEGFETAKAITLRSGKEIGPQPNMSTSSQKGDEKLLLEDDEVDKATAKVEQTMPQPFKASKLSLSGKVVPNSTHSNLIPPNVPFPRRFMQSKNEENEKDILETFRKVQVNIPLLDAIKQVPRYAKFLKELCTTRRRILNKEVVQVNNLIFPTDFYVLEMEDLAHSTPLLILLGRPFMKTARTKIDVFKGTLTMEFDGEIIDFHISKTIRYPKDDHSCLSIDVFDSLAHDYLDSLNEDALETTIAQGIGLKCNMAEPIPAANAKMAPIIELKPLPDHLKYVFLGDKEILPPVIVSSSLMAMEEEKLIRVLKEHKTAIGWTLADIKGISPTTCMHHILLEEGAKPTQEVTQPSNDGRCEKEDYQAS